A genomic window from Lotus japonicus ecotype B-129 chromosome 1, LjGifu_v1.2 includes:
- the LOC130737165 gene encoding uncharacterized protein LOC130737165, which produces MARFSKMAVQLEEDSPDVCVASFKNGLRAGPLNRDLTRRPTRDMIDLRARVQEFLLIEQNDQNKKEREDWRKGTQPVTVPPEKPKAGKDARQALIPRQPRPDPYLNSKLGFQSNTWHKNSQGVCPTQATQPAASPNAAPLTKLNAPLSTILRVVGQTNVVQYPPPPRRPPSNVDTNRWCEFHKGLGHTTDNCWTLRREIDRLIKAGRLANFVKDATAQEPAKATQGDKGKGKEVVEELGDPVGEFASIAGGFGGGDISSKARKRYVAAVHSVHEAYEGACWLNHSPITFPPQDFAHVIPHDNDPIVVIIRVNNYKTKKVFLHQGSSADIIYGDAFNRLGLKESDLKPYSRTLVGFTGDRVNVRGYVEIPIAFGEGEFVKKFQAKYLVLACRANYNAFLGQDTLNKLCAVISTAHLTIKYPACNRKIGILRVDQNAARECYLRSVALYGRKAAKESHRITDIFPQEGFTLDPRDDVDDFRPQPLEETKSAKVKNKVLKIGSSLSKDLEERLIALLGDNLDLFAWTINDVPGIDPNIITHKLA; this is translated from the coding sequence ATGGCGCGATTCAGCAAAATGGCTGTTCAACTGGAGGAAGATAGCCCAGATGTATGTGTGGCGTCTTTCAAAAACGGACTTCGGGCAGGACCTTTGAATCGTGATTTAACAAGGCGCCCGACGCGTGATATGATAGATCTCCGAGCTAGAGTTCAAGAATTTCTTTTGATAGAGCAAAACGATCAAAACAAGAAGGAGAGAGAAGATTGGAGAAAAGGTACCCAACCAGTCACTGTTCCACCAGAAAAGCCCAAGGCGGGAAAAGATGCAAGGCAAGCTTTGATTCCTCGCCAACCAAGACCTGACCCATATCTGAATTCAAAACTGGGATTCCAAAGCAACACTTGGCACAAGAATTCCCAAGGAGTTTGCCCAACTCAGGCGACTCAGCCAGCTGCCTCACCAAACGCTGCCCCACTCACCAAATTAAATGCGCCTTTAAGCACAATACTGAGGGTTGTGGGTCAGACGAATGTTGTGCAATACCCACCACCGCCTAGGCGACCACCATCTAATGTCGATACTAACAGGTGGTGTGAATTTCACAAAGGTTTAGGACACACCACGGACAACTGCTGGACCTTGCGGCGAGAGATCGATCGATTGATTAAAGCAGGACGTTTAGCAAATTTTGTTAAAGATGCTACAGCACAAGAGCCCGCCAAGGCAACTCAGGGCGATAAAGGAAAAGGCAAGGAAGTGGTGGAGGAATTAGGCGATCCTGTGGGTGAATTTGCATCTATCGCAGGAGGATTTGGTGGTGGCGATATTTCCAGCAAAGCTAGAAAGAGATATGTAGCGGCGGTGCACTCAGTGCACGAGGCATATGAAGGAGCATGCTGGTTGAATCACTCACCGATCACGTTCCCCCCTCAGGATTTTGCTCATGTAATCCCACATGACAATGATCCGATAGTCGTAATAATCAGAGTCAACAATTACAAAACAAAGAAAGTGTTTTTGCACCAGGGATCCTCGGCTGACATTATTTATGGTGATGCATTCAATCGCCTAGGTCTAAAAGAATCAGATTTAAAACCATACTCAAGAACTTTGGTTGGATTCACCGGCGATCGTGTCAATGTGCGAGGCTACGTAGAAATCCCAATTGCTTTTGGAGAGGGGGAATTTGTCAAAAAATTCCAAGCCAAGTACTTGGTATTAGCATGTCGGGCAAATTATAACGCCTTCTTGGGGCAAGATACTCTTAACAAGTTGTGTGCTGTAATATCAACCGCACATTTAACCATAAAGTATCCGGCGTGCAACAGGAAAATTGGAATTTTGCGTGTGGatcagaatgcagcaagggagtGCTATCTTAGGAGTGTGGCTCTCTATGGCagaaaggccgccaaggagagtCATCGAATTACAGACATTTTCCCACAGGAAGGGTTTACACTGGACCCAAGAGACGACGTTGACGATTTTCGCCCGCAGCCTTTGGAAGAAACTAAATCCGCAAAAGTCAAGAATAAGGTATTGAAAATCGGTAGTAGCTTGTCAAAGGATCTAGAGGAACGGTTGATTGCCCTCTTaggtgataatttggatctaTTTGCTTGGAcgatcaatgatgtaccaggaaTTGATCCTAATATAATCACTCACAAGTTGGCTTGA